The Henckelia pumila isolate YLH828 chromosome 2, ASM3356847v2, whole genome shotgun sequence genome includes a window with the following:
- the LOC140884524 gene encoding probable glycosyltransferase At5g03795, protein MLSLASPSSLKLLWALIPLLTAAAVVVVFVGPKASDFTLNSHFLGNYSSSRFENRDVVVESLEESRPDHSFNRTQVKNGEGHQINVTKAPISQRKYSDLKLLEADLIQARAAIKKAKDRNQTEDDPDYVPNGPMYWNPQVFHRSYMEMEKRFKIFVYEEGEPPVFHFGPCKHTYAIEGIFIQNMEVSHFRTFDPSKAHMFFLPFSVTMITQLIYVPESHEWTLMKNTASDYVNVIAQKHPYWNRSLGADHFMLACHDWGPEISSAIPNLYKNAIRALCNANTSEDFNPSRDVSIPEILLPGGTTRGLIGGPPPSQRPILVFYAGGVHGPIRPILLQHWENRTDPDVQIYKYLPKNVSYYGMMRKSRYCICPSGYEVASPRMVEGLYLGCVPVLIKDSYVIPFSDVLNWETFAVIVPVKDIPNLKEILMSISSRKYVEMQRRGIQMRRHFEVNSPPKRYDVFHMILHSIWLRRLNVRFHDDIEQGT, encoded by the exons TCGAGTTCAAGATTTGAAAATCGTGATGTTGTCGTCGAAAGTTTGGAAGAATCACGCCCCGATCATAGTTTCAACCGAACTCAA GTGAAAAATGGAGAAGGGCATCAAATTAATGTTACAAAGGCTCCAATCTCTCAAAGGAAGTATAGTGATTTGAAGCTATTAGAAGCCGATTTAATTCAAGCTCGAGCTGCGATCAAGAAAGCCAAGGACCGGAACCAAACCGAAGACGATCCGGATTATGTTCCCAATGGACCCATGTATTGGAATCCCCAAGTGTTTcatag GAGTTACATGGAAATGGAGAAGAGATTCAAGATTTTTGTATACGAAGAAGGGGAGCCCCCGGTGTTTCACTTTGGCCCCTGCAAGCATACATACGCGATCGAGGGGATTTTCATACAGAACATGGAAGTGAGCCATTTTCGGACATTCGACCCAAGCAAAGCTCACATGTTCTTCCTTCCATTCAGCGTGACCATGATAACTCAGCTGATTTACGTGCCCGAATCCCATGAATGGACTCTGATGAAGAACACCGCGTCCGATTACGTAAATGTTATAGCTCAGAAGCATCCTTATTGGAATCGAAGCCTTGGTGCTGATCATTTCATGCTTGCTTGCCATGATTGG GGACCAGAGATTTCTTCTGCAATCCCAAACCTGTACAAGAACGCCATCCGAGCGTTGTGCAATGCCAACACTTCAGAAGATTTCAACCCATCTCGAGACGTATCTATCCCGGAAATCCTCCTCCCCGGAGGGACCACGCGCGGCCTCATCGGCGGCCCTCCGCCCTCGCAACGACCGATACTAGTCTTCTACGCTGGCGGCGTCCACGGTCCGATCCGCCCTATCCTCCTCCAACACTGGGAAAACAGGACGGACCCGGATGTTCAAATCTACAAATACCTGCCCAAAAACGTCTCCTACTATGGCATGATGAGAAAAAGCCGATACTGCATCTGCCCCAGCGGCTACGAAGTCGCGAGCCCGAGAATGGTGGAGGGGCTCTATCTGGGGTGTGTTCCTGTGCTGATAAAAGACAGTTATGTCATCCCTTTCAGCGATGTTTTGAATTGGGAGACGTTCGCGGTGATTGTTCCGGTGAAGGATATTCCGAATTTGAAGGAGATTTTGATGAGTATTTCGTCGAGGAAGTATGTGGAGATGCAAAGAAGGGGGATACAGATGAGGAGGCATTTTGAGGTTAATTCACCTCCCAAACGTTACGATGTTTTTCATATGATATTGCATTCGATTTGGCTTCGTAGACTCAATGTTAGGTTTCATGATGATATTGAACAAGGTACGTAG
- the LOC140884731 gene encoding putative homeobox-leucine zipper protein ATHB-51, translating into MDWNGNMRVPFVSHIQPENSFGFLHNYNYDQFSGGLEMKQQVAASLLQEKNMSMSYGGVQQDPKKKRLSNEQLESLENSFQDEIKLDPDRKMKLARELGMQPRQIAVWFQNRRARWKAKQLERLYDALKQEFDNVSREKLKLQQEVLALRAIVLKQQVAKKQVSTGYTEVSGEETVESTSIPGSVNPGGVNQIADCNSLLNMEDYNQAVMMPPYWASMP; encoded by the exons ATGGATTGGAATGGTAATATGAGGGTTCCCTTTGTTTCTCATATTCAACCTGAGAATTCTTTCGGTTTTCTCCACAACTACAATTATGACCAATTTtcag gAGGTTTGGAAATGAAGCAGCAGGTAGCGGCGAGTTTGCTGCAGGAGAAAAACATGAGCATGAGTTACGGGGGGGTGCAGCAGGATCCGAAGAAGAAACGATTGAGCAACGAGCAACTGGAATCACTGGAGAACAGTTTCCAGGACGAGATAAAGCTGGACCCCGACAGGAAAATGAAGCTGGCTAGAGAACTGGGGATGCAGCCCCGACAGATTGCTGTGTGGTTCCAGAATCGCCGGGCTCGATGGAAGGCCAAGCAGCTCGAGCGCTTGTACGATGCCCTTAAGCAGGAGTTTGATAATGTTTCCAGGGAAAAACTCAAACTTCAACAAGAG GTTTTGGCATTAAGGGCTATAGTACTGAAGCAGCAAGTGGCCAAGAAGCAAGTCTCAACAGGCTATACAGAGGTTTCAGGTGAAGAAACAGTCGAGAGCACGTCGATCCCGGGCTCCGTTAACCCCGGTGGAGTTAATCAAATTGCGGATTGCAACTCGTTGTTGAACATGGAGGACTACAATCAAGCTGTGATGATGCCTCCGTATTGGGCTAGTATGCCTTAA